The Vicia villosa cultivar HV-30 ecotype Madison, WI linkage group LG1, Vvil1.0, whole genome shotgun sequence genome includes a region encoding these proteins:
- the LOC131629187 gene encoding uncharacterized WD repeat-containing protein C17D11.16-like isoform X2 translates to MAASSITWIEERDVATIVRSRSVKDERGVLEVWTLNGNEFEVYHHIQIPSSPLCTAWLGTGSIVAVGSQDPSILIWDIDDINDTIEPFYVMDTSDGHTDSVLALAWNQECSASADKLVKIWDMVTGKCVTTLDHHLDKVQAVAWGDHAPYLLVSGSSDRTIVVKDMRAPLCTVSQFSVEANVESLICHPHSLVVGLENGMVEGYRAQPLFSIPAHDESVTTVSYNPCRRNILATGSLDGMVKLWDLSNNQPTCVASKNFGVGSIYSISFSEKDRFMLAIGGKTGKLQIWDTSKNP, encoded by the exons ATGGCGGCATCGTCAATTACATGGATAGAGGAAAGGGATGTAGCGACGATTGTTAGATCCCGAAGTGTAAAAGATGAACGAGGTGTTCTTGAG GTTTGGACACTTAACGGAAACGAATTTGAAGTTTATCATCACATTCAAATACCATCATCCCCACTCTGCACGGCGTGGCTTGGCACAG gGAGCATCGTAGCTGTTGGTAGCCAGGATCCTTCCATTCTAATTTGGGACATTGATGAT ATTAATGATACTATAGAGCCATTCTATGTCATGGATACCTCTGATGGTCACACTGACTCAGTACTTGCCCTTGCGTGGAACCAAGAGTGCAG TGCTAGTGCTGACAAACTTGTAAAGATATGGGACATGGTCACTGGAAAATGTGTTACTACCCTAGATCATCACTTAGACAAG GTTCAAGCAGTTGCTTGGGGTGACCATGCACCATATCTTCTTGTTAGTGGCTCTTCCGATCGTACTATTGTCGTG AAGGATATGAGGGCGCCATTATGCACAGTCTCTCAGTTTTCAGTCGAAGCTAATGTAGAGAGCTTGATCTGTCATCCACACTCTCTTGTG GTGGGTCTTGAAAATGGTATGGTCGAGGGTTATCGTGCTCAGCCTCTTTTTTCCATACCCGCTCATGATGAATCTGTTACAACAGTATCCTACAATCCATGCCGCAGGAAT ATTCTTGCTACTGGATCCTTGGATGGAATG GTAAAACTTTGGGATTTGTCCAACAACCAACCAACTTGTGTAGCATCTAAGAATTTTGGAGTA GGAAGTATATATTCTATTTCTTTCTCAGAGAAAGATCGCTTTATGTTGGCTATAGGAGGGAAAACAGGAAAATTGCAG ATATGGGACACATCGAAGAACCCATAA
- the LOC131629187 gene encoding uncharacterized WD repeat-containing protein C17D11.16-like isoform X1 gives MAASSITWIEERDVATIVRSRSVKDERGVLEVWTLNGNEFEVYHHIQIPSSPLCTAWLGTGSIVAVGSQDPSILIWDIDDINDTIEPFYVMDTSDGHTDSVLALAWNQECSSIFASASADKLVKIWDMVTGKCVTTLDHHLDKVQAVAWGDHAPYLLVSGSSDRTIVVKDMRAPLCTVSQFSVEANVESLICHPHSLVVGLENGMVEGYRAQPLFSIPAHDESVTTVSYNPCRRNILATGSLDGMVKLWDLSNNQPTCVASKNFGVGSIYSISFSEKDRFMLAIGGKTGKLQIWDTSKNP, from the exons ATGGCGGCATCGTCAATTACATGGATAGAGGAAAGGGATGTAGCGACGATTGTTAGATCCCGAAGTGTAAAAGATGAACGAGGTGTTCTTGAG GTTTGGACACTTAACGGAAACGAATTTGAAGTTTATCATCACATTCAAATACCATCATCCCCACTCTGCACGGCGTGGCTTGGCACAG gGAGCATCGTAGCTGTTGGTAGCCAGGATCCTTCCATTCTAATTTGGGACATTGATGAT ATTAATGATACTATAGAGCCATTCTATGTCATGGATACCTCTGATGGTCACACTGACTCAGTACTTGCCCTTGCGTGGAACCAAGAGTGCAG CTCTATTTTTGCAAGTGCTAGTGCTGACAAACTTGTAAAGATATGGGACATGGTCACTGGAAAATGTGTTACTACCCTAGATCATCACTTAGACAAG GTTCAAGCAGTTGCTTGGGGTGACCATGCACCATATCTTCTTGTTAGTGGCTCTTCCGATCGTACTATTGTCGTG AAGGATATGAGGGCGCCATTATGCACAGTCTCTCAGTTTTCAGTCGAAGCTAATGTAGAGAGCTTGATCTGTCATCCACACTCTCTTGTG GTGGGTCTTGAAAATGGTATGGTCGAGGGTTATCGTGCTCAGCCTCTTTTTTCCATACCCGCTCATGATGAATCTGTTACAACAGTATCCTACAATCCATGCCGCAGGAAT ATTCTTGCTACTGGATCCTTGGATGGAATG GTAAAACTTTGGGATTTGTCCAACAACCAACCAACTTGTGTAGCATCTAAGAATTTTGGAGTA GGAAGTATATATTCTATTTCTTTCTCAGAGAAAGATCGCTTTATGTTGGCTATAGGAGGGAAAACAGGAAAATTGCAG ATATGGGACACATCGAAGAACCCATAA